In the Pongo abelii isolate AG06213 chromosome 18, NHGRI_mPonAbe1-v2.0_pri, whole genome shotgun sequence genome, gattctcctgcctcagcctcccgagtagctgggattacaggcacacgccaccacatctggctacttcttgtattttttagtagagatgaggtttcaccatgttggccaggctggtctcgaactcctgacctcaggtgatccacccaacctcagcctcccaaagtgctggggttacaggagtgagccactgcacccggcctagggTGAATTTAATGGGAGAGGAACAAGAGATCACAGCTCTCTGCTCAAGGATCTGACAAGCATTGCAGCTCTGCTGCTAAGCCACACATCAGGAAGGGGATACACCCAAGGCCCCACTGCTCACCTGAgtttctgggaggcagaggctggagctgCCATGGGCTCAGGGCTCCCGATCTCCTCTTCCTCAGGGCCTCGGGCTCTCTTTGCCTCTGGTGGACCAAGCAATTCTTTCTGAGACAGCTTAACAGGTCCCAAGACTAGATGATTGGAGGATAGGGTGGAGAGAGGGATTGGGGGTGGTCAGCCTCTGTGCTGATGCTTGGTGGTTTCAACAAACTCCCTAATTTCCAGACTCAGCGTTTCCACTCCTGCCTCCCCCAGTTCTCACCATGAGGCTGCAGGCTTTCATTGGTAAAAGGCCGGTTGATCACCTCCTTGGACCTGGCAGCAAAGTTGAGTGCGGAGACTGTGTCTAGGTAGAAGCATCTCTCAGGGGCAATGTTGGCAATAAGGATGCTGTGGGCTGAGCCACCCAGAGAGTCCTGAGGGTGAGACCAGGCAGTGGGTGGGTCAGAAGCCCAGCCTTCCTATGCCTCAACTGCTattccccaccccacagcaggtcTGAGAACCTCCTTCTGCAGCCCCTTCTTCCCTGAGACAGGTGGGCCTGACCTGCAATAGGCGAGTGAGCTTGCTGTCCCGATAAGGTACACGAGGGAGGCCCTGATTCAGCGCATCTACCACTTTGCCCAGGACAAACAGGGAGGTGTTGATGGCTCCGCTCTCTTTTAGCCGAAGGCCCTTGTTGCCTGTGCGCCGGTTGTCCTCTGACCCAGCCAAGTCAATCAGATAGAGTTTTCCCTCTCGCTGGCGAAATGGGGCCAAACGTTCCCGCTGGTCCACCTGGGGGTAAGAACAAAGGTCTCGTGCTTAGCTCAGGCTTCTGGGCTTCCCAGGTCCTCACCCCTGTCTGCGGCCTCACCTTGACCAGGAGCACAGCATGACTGCGGGAGGAGCGCTGGTTGAGCCGGGTGGCTCCTACAGTCCGATTTCGACTGGCTGGCAGGAAGTGCCGCTCAAAATCAGCAAAGCTAGTGATGGGCTTCTGGGTGAGACCCGGAATCAGGATGTTCCCCCGGCAGTCTTCTCGGATTACCAGGTCTCCCGAAGCAGGGTCCAGGAGGTCTAATACCTGTGTAAGCAGTGAAGGGGAAGGGCAAGTCTCCATAGAGAGGCTGTTTCTTCCTGGGGATCAGTTTCCTTTCTCTGTTCTATTCTCGGAGTTGTACCATCTGCTACCCCAGTCTCTGTCTTTCTAGGTCTCACCTTACCTCCCTGCTACAGCAGAGCTTCATGTTCTAGAACCAGGTCTTACTTTGACCCTTTGTTGCTCCTCTCCCAACCAGCGCGGGGCCTCACCTTCTCCTGGTAGATCTCTAGGTAAGACATGGTGACAGAAAGGGCCCATGGCCGGCCCTCGGCACCTTCCTCCCTTGTGAGCTGCAGGAGGTCCATGAGAGCCCGCGGGATCACCCCAGGTTGCTCTGGGCTGCCCAGCATTGTGTGCGTCTTCCCTGGGAAGAGAGTGGAGAAAACTGTGAGGTTTTCCTCTCCGTTTCCCCAGCCCTTTCTGACCCATAGCTGTTTCTTTTCTGGCTCCCTCACCAGCTCCGGTGGGTCCATAGGCAAGCACGCTGGCATTCTGCCCTTCCAGCAAGTGCCTTAGGATGGGCTGCACTGAACCTGCATAGATGTCCTGCTGAGTACTCCTCTCCCCATAGAAGGCATCAAACctgcaggaagaaagaaagaaattagcgtgtgtgtgtgtgtgtgtgtgtgtgtgtgtgtgtgtgtgtgtgttaaggggtggagtggggtgggggtgggtaagGGATTCTACTCTCATCTGGACCTTGGATTTAAGAGAATGTCTCGATCCCCTTTCTTATACAAAGACCTTAAAAAGCATCCACCTAACACCTACTCCGTCCTCATTTCTCTATTGGTGTTAGGAATACAGACATGGATCTGATATCCCGGCTCTTGGAGTTTTGCAGTCTGGTAGGATAGATATCCACACTTCGCTGTGATTTAGGAAACGAAGATAAGAACACACTCTCGAAGGAGTAACTGATTCTGCTCAAGGAAGGAAGATTTTGaccaaagaaagaaattctgagaaTCAAGAATAGCACAAAAGCAAGGCTTCCCAATCTTTTTCAAATGGCTACATGTGTAGAACATTGTATTTTACACCATAATGGGGAAAATAGAGTATGCTGCTTACGACTGAACTAGACTCCACATACCAATCACCTATTCACTGCGTTCTGGTGGGGAAGCTGCAGCTTAGGCCACAGCAGGGAATTTAGTATATGTTGAGGGAATGAGGCTGGAAAGAAACTGAAACCCAAGTTGTTAACGGCCTAGTATGGGAGCTAGCAAACTTCTGTAAAAAGGCAGATTgtacatattttaggctttgtgggccatgtgTTCCTTTTACAACTACTAACTCTGCCACTGTAGTCAGAAAGCAgctatagacaatatgtaaataaacGATAAAAGTTTATTTACTGAAAATCTTACTCCTGATCAGATTTGACCTGCAGGCCATGGTTTGCCAGCCCCCACCTAGAAAAACAGGCCAAGGAGTTTGAACTTTAAATCCCCAGTAGGATTATAAAGTAGCTGCCCTTGTGAGTTCTGTCCCCAAATCTGGGTGGTCTTCTCTGACACTACCCAGCTGCAGCTTGGGTAGGCTGGCTGGCTGGTCTGTGTTCCCCCCAACCCTCCTCATATGTCCCCCAGCCTCTACTTGGGGCTCACCTGCTCACCCTCATTGCTCCTCCCTCTCTGTGCACAGTAACGTATGTTTGATTCAACCTCTCATCTCTCCCTACAGTATCCCAGAGAGGGCCCATCATGGGGGCACCTGTCAACATTTCCTAAGTGAACAGTGAAGGCTCAGGGAACAAAGCGGTGCTAAGGAGGGAGCAAGGATCCTGGGGAGGCAGGCCGGAGAAACTCTTTGGGGAACGTGGGCAGGCCTAGGAGAGGGAGGTGATGGCATGAGGGAAGAGGAGTGGCCTGAACCTTACTGGTATTTGAGAGTCTCCTGGTGGTTCCTCCAGTTAGCAATCTCTAGAGAGCAGCTGTCCATGCCCCGCACACAGGGGGGATCACTTGCTCCAGCTGTTCCATCCACAAATGGCCGCAGTCGCACAGCCACCCTTACGCGAGCTGGAGGTGGACGACGACTAGCTCCAATCTTGCTTAGCCGACAGCGACCAGCTCCTGGAGGAGAGAAGATCACTTTTAGACATAAAGTATGGTGGTAGCAGAAGAAGCAGGGACCAACTTTGCTGGGTGGGCCGGGGGCCACAGCTCATGTTGGAAAAGCTCATTCTGCCCTGGTCATGTTGTGGACACCCCTAAGCTTGGCCTCAGTGCCTTCCTTGCTCTACAAGCAAGTCCAGCAGGTGTATCGCAGGCTTCTCAGACTATAATGTATACACAAATAACCTGGAGGATCTTGTGAAAACGTGGATTTGGTCTCAGTCTCCCTGGGGTGATgcctgagattttgcatttctaacaagctcccaggtgatgctgggcacttaaaaaaaaaaaagagagagagagagggatggagtctcactaggttacccaggcttgtcttcaactcctgggctccagcgatcctcctacctcagcctcccaaagtgctggaattataggcaggagccaccatgcctggcccaggacATGTTTTGAACTGCCAAGGGTGAAGTAGACCagcacctcacagggttgttctAAGGATTAAAAGGGTTGACATCTGACCGAAACCTAAACCAGACAGCGAACTGCCagcattttctgtgtgtgtgtgtgtgtgtttttttttttgagacagtcttgctctgtcacccaggctggagt is a window encoding:
- the KIF22 gene encoding kinesin-like protein KIF22 codes for the protein MAAEGSTQQRRRVMAAASAASTSGAGRCRLSKIGASRRPPPARVRVAVRLRPFVDGTAGASDPPCVRGMDSCSLEIANWRNHQETLKYQFDAFYGERSTQQDIYAGSVQPILRHLLEGQNASVLAYGPTGAGKTHTMLGSPEQPGVIPRALMDLLQLTREEGAEGRPWALSVTMSYLEIYQEKVLDLLDPASGDLVIREDCRGNILIPGLTQKPITSFADFERHFLPASRNRTVGATRLNQRSSRSHAVLLVKVDQRERLAPFRQREGKLYLIDLAGSEDNRRTGNKGLRLKESGAINTSLFVLGKVVDALNQGLPRVPYRDSKLTRLLQDSLGGSAHSILIANIAPERCFYLDTVSALNFAARSKEVINRPFTNESLQPHVLGPVKLSQKELLGPPEAKRARGPEEEEIGSPEPMAAPASASQKLSPLQKLSSMDPAMLERLLSLDRLLASQGSQGAPLLSTPKRERMVLMKTVEEKDLEIERLKTKQKELEAKMLAQKAEEKENHCPTMLRPLSHRTVTVAKPLKKAVVMPLQLIQEQAASPNAEIHILKNKGRKRKLESLDALEPEEKAEDCWELQISPELLAHGRQKILDLLNEGSARDLRSLQRIGPKKAQLIVGWRELHGPFSQVEDLERVEGITGKQMESFLKANILGLAAGQRCGPS
- the KIF22 gene encoding kinesin-like protein KIF22 isoform X1; the protein is MDSCSLEIANWRNHQETLKYQFDAFYGERSTQQDIYAGSVQPILRHLLEGQNASVLAYGPTGAGKTHTMLGSPEQPGVIPRALMDLLQLTREEGAEGRPWALSVTMSYLEIYQEKVLDLLDPASGDLVIREDCRGNILIPGLTQKPITSFADFERHFLPASRNRTVGATRLNQRSSRSHAVLLVKVDQRERLAPFRQREGKLYLIDLAGSEDNRRTGNKGLRLKESGAINTSLFVLGKVVDALNQGLPRVPYRDSKLTRLLQDSLGGSAHSILIANIAPERCFYLDTVSALNFAARSKEVINRPFTNESLQPHVLGPVKLSQKELLGPPEAKRARGPEEEEIGSPEPMAAPASASQKLSPLQKLSSMDPAMLERLLSLDRLLASQGSQGAPLLSTPKRERMVLMKTVEEKDLEIERLKTKQKELEAKMLAQKAEEKENHCPTMLRPLSHRTVTVAKPLKKAVVMPLQLIQEQAASPNAEIHILKNKGRKRKLESLDALEPEEKAEDCWELQISPELLAHGRQKILDLLNEGSARDLRSLQRIGPKKAQLIVGWRELHGPFSQVEDLERVEGITGKQMESFLKANILGLAAGQRCGPS